The DNA sequence GTGCATAATTGGATGCTTACAAATCCTATTTTTACTGTGGTTCTGAACCTGAAAGTTCAGTTTATTCCAAGCTAAACTTTTTTCTTGCTTCAAAGGAAACCAATGAAAACAGTGCATGACACTGACAGAAAACCATAAATTGAACAAAAGCCTTAAAAATCTTGGCCTACAAATTAAAAGGCTGCATTGCTTTGACAAAGAGAATGTTTCAAATCTGTAAGCAACTCTGCATCTGCTGAGGTCTGCATTATAAAAAATTCTTACCTTTGtaatgttatttttctcctttgaagtTCTGCCACTCAGTTAATAAGGTAACTGCTGCTACTAATGACACTTATTTCCAGTAACTTTGGGTTGTAAGCTGTGGGATGTCATGAGAGTGACTGTGGAGTCTTTAAGCAGGACAGCTGTCCAAAAAATGGTAATTTTCTAGAATGCATGGACAGCAAATTGCACACTGGGTGAGTAATAGCAGACTTGGGACCTTTATTAGAGCTACACCACTTAGGCTAGTTTGGATCTGAGTGCATTCATATGCACCCATTACAGACACACAGATCCATTATTGCCTACCACGTGGAATATTTAGTGTTTAAGACGTTAACTTGGCTTTGGAATTCACAATTTCACAGCCAAAGTATCACCTTGGAAAGAAAACTGCGAGTTTAGTTTTCAGCTTTTATAGAAGAAGTTGTCCACTGTGTAGCTGTGTGGTCTGTTCTCCTGCATCCAGAACTGGAgttgtgctgctgtgctctcttCTCTGCTGACAGACAGCACAGTCACAGAGCACTTCCATATGTCTTGGCAAAAACAGGCAAGGAAAAAGTGTCTGGGACCCATCTTGTAGTTCTGCAGAAGATCTGCAGAGATTTTCTGTGTTGTTCCATGCAAAATAACCAGCATTTTGCAAGCGTGCATTATTTTCTGGACTTTTGGAAAAGATTTCAGAGTCCTTTGGACTCAAAACTACATTTCAGccaaaagtttttatttaagtaattacttaattaattaattactgaTTTACTTTCTAATGAGAAACCaaccttttaatatttttctttttcttcctttttttttttttttaagacgATTGTTAACGTGCAATAAATGTGTACTTCTAGATTATTGCAATAGCCAATTGAGATCAGTTCCCGTAGAATATTGGTAAAAGCCTGAGCTGAGCATGGCTCTTGACTTCTGTTTGAGTTTCAGCTGAACCAAGGACATCTCGTGATGTGTTTGTCATTTACAGTGTCTGAAGTATTTGTGATAAGTGTAGGGTGAAGATGTAGCCACAAAACAATGAGCTGTCTTTGCTCCTGAGGCTTTCTCTGGAGGTTCAGAATCCTCTTTTGAGCGAAGACTGGGGACAGCGTTGATCTACCCTTTGTCAGCTAACAAAGGAGACTTGTTACACACAATTACATAATTAGTATGTTTTAAGGAATAATCACTGGTAGCCTCTCTCAATCTGAGTACTTTGTATTACAAGCAGTTGGGTTTGTAGCATTATTTAGCACAAtattctttcccttcccacttCTTTGAGAGATTCCTGCTTTCTGCCAATTTACTGCTCTGCAAGTGCAGGTCCATAGGATGTTTTGAACACAGTGGACTGTGCCTCTGTTATCAGCATTAACCAGAAGCTGATCTATTTTCCCATTCTTCCCAACAGTGTCCAGGCAGTCAGTACCCCACAGATTTAACAAAATCCTGTGGTGAAATGCTATGAAATGCAATATCTCTGTGTAGACTTCTGGTGCACTTTGTCACATCCAGTCCTGTCTGTAGCACTTAGGGGCTGTTCTAGCTTACCACACTCTGTGTCCGTGTGTCATTGATTATGTATTTATGAAACCACCTAAAtgttgcaatttttaaaatactctctAATTTTTTATTCACATGACAGCCCAAAACAGCTCCGAAAAGGACATTTGGATCCATTACAAATGACCAGGTAAATATACACAGTAGGGAGTGTTCAGCAAGAAAGTTTCATTATTTGAGAGAATGTGTGTGTAAGTCCATGGAAAAGGCTGTAATGAGAATTGGATAAGGTAACAGAGCTCCTTATTGCCCTGATAAGGGATCTTGTGAGCAGGGTCAGAACCTCTTTAAGCTAATCCAGGCTCTGAGATGGGCATAACATTGGTTTGCCTCCAATAGTTAGTgcttaaattgtatttttaaatttaaacaatCTCTCGTACTTCTCACTCCCTTTCTTCTGTAAGGGTAGAGATATCAATGGAGCAGATTATTTCTACCAGTTGTTTTAATGGGCAAAGGATTTCTATAACTGTTAATTATCTACTGTGCTTTTCCAATGGATTCTTGCCCTTCCCAGTGTAAACAAATCCTTCAGATCACTGGGATGATGTGGTGACTGAGGTGCAGTTCAGTCCCAGTAGAAATCTGACCCTAAAGGAAATTTTAACTTCACTGAAATTATAATGATGATGGAGCTATTTACTTCAACATCAAGAAATTAATCCTGAAGGTTTTTGTTCATGTTTCTCATTTTAGTTCTCAATTTCTTTGCTCATAATGGAGAGAATTAGATATTTATAatcttaaaaatgtatttcttgaATGTTTCACCAATTTTTTTGGAGTATTTAGAATGTGAGAACTATCTGTTCctagaaaatgtgtttgttaATTTGCAGCATATCACACCTAACCTTATCTATTAAACAACGTGAAATATTCTTGTTTCAACAACTTGAAATAGTTACTCTTGTTAGAGTTAAGAGAAAGTCTTCTTCTCTGTAATGgtttttctgtggtttaaaaAGATGTCTAAGCCTGTAATGAATAGGAAGAAATAGACATGGATAATAtttctttccacagaaaataattcaagtgTTAATAATGAACTTGGAAGAGATCTTTGCATTCCTTTCTGTTCTCTAGTCATTCACAGCTAATAATGGGGAGCTAAAGCACCACATTTTATATCAAACTCATCTGCTATGATGAAAAGCCCCTCTCCCATTCTGGATGAGAAGAGCAGAGATGGGCACACAGACGTGCAGCCACGTGAATTCAAAGTCTGTACCAAGTTCTTGTAGCTGTGGGATCTAATGACAGAATAATCAGTGCCCATCTGTCAGCTTGTGTACAAATAAAGAGGTAAAGAGAGCTGACAGGTTGCTTTTACTCTGGCTTctgctattttctttcctctggaaTCTACGTTGAAGCAtagaatatataatttataatttcttagTAATTATGAAATTTATTGCAAATAACTGCTAGCCAGATTGAATATGAAGAGGAAACTCACGCTCTGCTTCCTATCAGCATAGAATTACCATTCTAAAATTTACCCTAATTGGTTCAAAATGTATATCTTGATTTAGAAACAATTTGCAGGGCTTATATTTTCGTGCCTTCTGCTAAAGAAGCCAAAtctgtatttgttttattaCTTCAAAATGTGTTCCAGTTTACTTTATACTGTCCCCAGTTGCAACTTAATGTTGCCACAAATGCTGTGCAAGTGGCAGAGTGATTTTTGCATGCGTGGATGAATAGTTCTGTGCCATGAAATAAAAGATGGCTTATGTAGAGTCAAAATCTGGCTTTGAGAAACAAATCAGAGAGTTCAGCCTCGCTCAGAAGTGTGTAGAAGCTATAAATGTATTCACTTAGTGGTGGGTACAAGATACGGGGGACACAAATCTTTTGCAGCTAATGAGAAATAAGGAACCTTGAAGACtgggaatgttttcttttgctctgtTCTGGAGTGTCTCAAACCAGTTCAGAGCACAAGTGgacctggtccagtggaaatgagaggatctttaaggtcccttccaccccaaaccatccaTGATTCTATGGCAGATACCTGAGTGGGGGTGAAAGAGGAGACAAATAAGCAGAGAAAGAACAGTTGTTCATTATTACAAATattacacataaaaataaactactGGTTAGTCCACAATTTTATTtatgtcttcttttttctgGTCACCCCACATTCAGCATTAGCCATCTGCACTCTAGCCCTGCCCTTATGGAAGATGTGGCTGGAAAATTGCCTTTACATCATTCCTCTGCGTGGTGAGATATGAGAGAAGAGGATAATTACACTGCTCTTCATTCCTGCTTGTCTGAAGAGACAGCAGAAGAGAGAGGGAATTTAGTTCTAGAttccaatatttattttagcagATTTGTCAGCACTACTGTTTTTTAAGAAAGCTGTGTTTGTGCAATATATGTAGCATTCTGGTGCAGTTCCAGAGATGTTCAACAAACCCCAGGAAAATATTGATAATTTTCAAATTGATCTCACAGTTCTGTGatattttttgaaatgaaaatagattttttttttttcactgggaTTGTAATTTTgctacaaatataaaatatatattgatgAATGCAGGAATAGTTTCAAtgagtttttaaataaatttctgatgAACTGTTAGGACCTAGTTTTGTCTGTATCATCTGACATCTAAATGATGTAGTAAGCACTTAAGCACTTTATCAgtgatggtattttttttttttttattttattttattatttgtttgggtgtttttttgttttggtttgcctTTTTTAATGCTAATTGTTTCAGATCATGTTGCTCCACAAACAGAGAAATAATCCCTTTATCTCTGTTGGTTTCCTTGAAATTGAATATTGGAATAGGTTCTCCAGTGACTGAACTTTGTCTTCATTCCTCATTTCCACACTCACTCATACAACAGAGAAACTGAATTACATCAGTCCAGGAATTTAATaacttttctttagaaatagaGAATCTGGATGAAAAAATCCCCATCACTCTcacatttcccctttttctaGAGTATCTGTTTATTGCCATGCTTGCTCTGAAGCTTTCTCAAGGCTCTGGAGCTTAACGCAAAACTagatatggaaaaataaacataaatataaaaatgtatattccTGTATAGAGTATATGCATAAATATGTATTCCAtgacaatttcagaaaaataatgtgatattttttcttttcaaatacacTGTCAAGCTAAAGTGTGTTCTTTCTGTGTCTCGTAGGGTCAAAATGTATTTGGTCTTGACATAACTGAGACACCTGAGGGAGATAAGTGGCCTCAACTGATTGTCCAGCAGATCCTGGATAGGGAGCAGAAGGACACCTATGTGATGAAAATCAAGGTTGAAGATGGTGGGAGCCCCCCGAGGTCCAGCACTGCCATCCTGCAGGTGACGGTGACCGATGTCAACGACAACCGCCCGGTCTTCAAGGAGAACGACGTCGAGGTCAGCGTGCCCGAAAATGCCCCCGTGGGCACCTCTGTGTCTCAGCTCCACGCCACCGACGCAGACCTGGGCTCCAATGCACAAATCCACTTCTATTTCAGCAACCAGATCTCCAGCCTGGCCAAAAGGCTCTTTGCCATCGATAACACCACTGGCCTCATCACCATCAGGGAGCCGCTGGACAGGGAGGAATCTCCTGTGCACAAACTGACTGTTCTGGCCAGCGATGGCAGCTCCACTCCGTCAAGAGCAACGGTGACTGTGAATGTCACAGATATCAATGACAATGTCCCATCCATAGACACCAGGTACATCATCAACCCGGTGAACGGGACAGTGCTTTTGTCTGAGAAGGCCCCCCTTAATACAAAAATTGCTTTGATAACAGTGATGGACAAGGACGCTGATCAGAATGGGAAAGTTACCTGTTTTACAGATCATGATGTCCCTTTCAGGCTAAAACCAGTGTTTGATAATCAGTTTCTCCTGGAGACAGCCACCTTTCTAGACTATGAAGCTACACGGGAATATGCCATCAAAATAGTGGCTTCAGATTCAGGGAAGCCTCCCTTAAACCAGTCTGCAATGCTCCTGATCAAAATTAAGGATGAAAACGACAACGCCCCAGTTTTCACACAGCCTATCATAGGCCTTTCCATCCCTGAAAACAACGCTCCTGGTACTCAGCTAACCAAGATCAGTGCTACAGATGCTGACAGCGGGCGGAATGCCGAGATCAGCTACATCCTGGGTTCCGATGCGCCCCCAATTTTCAACCTGGACCGCCGCACAGGCATCCTGACAGCAGTGAGAAAGCTggacagagaaaagcaagacaGGTACTCTTTCACTGTGCTGGCTAAGGATAATGGGATGCCACCTTTGCAGACCAATGCTACCGTGACGGTGTCAGTGCTGGACCAGAATGATAACAGCCCTGCTTTCACACATAATGAATATAATTTCTATGTGCCAGAAAACCTGCCCATGTATGGCACGGTGGGGCTTATCACAGTTACGGATGCTGACGCGGGAGACAACGCTGCAGTCACTCTCTCTATCTTAAATGGTAGAGATAATTTCATTATAGATCCACTTACTGGTGTAATAAGGCCTAATATTACCTTTGATAGGGAGCAGCAGGGGTCATACACTTTCCAGGTGAAAGCAGTGGATGGAGGAAGACTGCAGCGTTCCTCAACTGCCAAAGTGACCATCAATGTTGTTGATGTAAATGATAACAGGCCCGTTTTTGTTATTCCCTCATCTAATTACTCCTATGAGTTGGTCCCAACGTCAGCCAGCCCGGGGTCTGTAGTCACTAAAGTCTTTGCAGTTGATAATGACACGGGAATGAACGCAGAGCTCCGCTATAGCATCATAGGTGGGAACTCCAGGGGCTTGTTTACCATTGACCAATTAACAGGCAATATCACTTTGAAAGAGAAGGTAATTACATCAGATCATGGCTTGCACAGACTGGTGATCAAGGTGAATGACCTGGGACAGCCGGAGTCTCTTTACACGATAGCTCTGGTGCACTTGTTTGTGAACGAGACAGTCACCAACAGCTCCTACGTGCAAGAGCTGGTGCGTAGGAATATGGAAACTCCAGTTGGCCAGAACATTGGGGATGGTGAGATAACCCCACAGACCAATGATTATGTCAAGATCATCATTGCCATTATTGCAGGCACCATGACAGTTATTCTGGTAATTTTTGTTACCGCTTTAGTCCGGTGCCGCCAGACGCCCAGGCACAAGGTTGTCCAAAAAAATAAGCAGAGTGGTGAATGGGTTTCCCCCAACCAAGAGAATAGGCAGatcaagaaaaagaagaagaagaagaagcgCTCTCCAAAGAGTCTCCTCCTCAACTTTGTGACTATTGAAGAATCTAAGCCCGATGATCCTGGCCATGAGCACATAAATGGCACTTTAGACATTCCTGTAGAGCTAGAAGAACAGACTATGGGAAAGTATAACTGGGCCACCACACCAACCACATTTAAACCTGATAGCCCAGACTTAGCAAAGCACTACAAGTCTGCTTCTCCACAGCCTACCTTTCAAATTAAACCTGAGACTCCTGTACCCCCCAAGAAGCACCATGTCATTCAGGAATTGCCTCTAGATAACACCTTTGTGGTGGGCTGTGACTCACTTTCCAAGTGCTCATCCAGCAGCTCGGACCCTTACAGTGTTTCTGAATGCAGCTGTCAAGGAGGCTTCAAGACCCCAGGCCCCATACACACCAGACAGGTAATGGAATTTTAAGgtgctttcttcctccttccctccttacTTTGCCAATCCTGTAACTCCAGTTTGAAGTGCTGCAAGATAAGTTCTCCTGCAAGCAGTAAAGCTTTGAGAGTCCGTATTCGATCGAGGCGTTGCAAAACAAACAATTCCAGCTTGCTGAGCGGTAAGGCAGAaaatgagaagggaaaagagcGTTGTCTGTGAGGAGATGGAGCAGGCAGAGATCCCCGTGGTGGTGTCCTGACTGCAGATGGCAGCATGGCACTTCCCACCTCACCGCGGGACCTCGAGCAGCTGGGAAGGCTCAGAGTGGGACTGTCCTCTCCAGCCTGGTGTGCTCGAGGATCCAGACAATCTAGGTGGAAAGCAATAAAGCTTTACAGGAGCTCATAAGTGGTTCTTAATATTAATGGAGTCCGGAATTGCAGCCTTCATTTGGGCGTAGCTTTGCTTCAAGGTCTCTCAGGAGCAGGCGAGGATTTTCCTTGGAGAGTTTCAGGCATTTTCAGACTGGAAGGAGCCTTAAGTCTGGTGGAATGACAGCTGGCAGGCAAAGTTAGGGGAAAAATTAGAAGCATCAGCATAATTGAGCTCACTTATTTGCTGCTCTGCCTGATAAACCAGGTATTAGATTCTTAGAAATGCAGTACAACAAAGGAAATATCTAAAGAATCCTCagcctaaaattaaaaataaattgagaaCTCAAGTACCCTGTATTCTTGAAGACCCTACAGAAAAGCTTTAAGTCACTGGAAATAGAATCTAATATTTATCCATATGTTGAACAGTTTAATaaaacttttctatttttctatttgccTCTCTTTCTTCCCAAGTATCACAAAGTTTTCAGTGGGGATAGTTTTTTAGCTAAGCTTCAGTTGGTCAAGGAATTAATCACTAAAGTAACACTTAC is a window from the Vidua macroura isolate BioBank_ID:100142 chromosome 14, ASM2450914v1, whole genome shotgun sequence genome containing:
- the PCDH11X gene encoding protocadherin-11 X-linked, translating into MDLLSGTYLLAVLLACIVFQSGAQEKNYTVREELPENVLIGNLLKDLNLTLDPDVPLSSPLQFKLVYKTGDVPLVRVEENTGEIFTAANRIDREKLCAGILSENRCFYEVEVAVLPDEVFRLVKIRFLIEDINDNAPLFPSTVINISIPENTAINSRYSVPSAIDPDIGVNGIQHYELLKPKTAPKRTFGSITNDQGQNVFGLDITETPEGDKWPQLIVQQILDREQKDTYVMKIKVEDGGSPPRSSTAILQVTVTDVNDNRPVFKENDVEVSVPENAPVGTSVSQLHATDADLGSNAQIHFYFSNQISSLAKRLFAIDNTTGLITIREPLDREESPVHKLTVLASDGSSTPSRATVTVNVTDINDNVPSIDTRYIINPVNGTVLLSEKAPLNTKIALITVMDKDADQNGKVTCFTDHDVPFRLKPVFDNQFLLETATFLDYEATREYAIKIVASDSGKPPLNQSAMLLIKIKDENDNAPVFTQPIIGLSIPENNAPGTQLTKISATDADSGRNAEISYILGSDAPPIFNLDRRTGILTAVRKLDREKQDRYSFTVLAKDNGMPPLQTNATVTVSVLDQNDNSPAFTHNEYNFYVPENLPMYGTVGLITVTDADAGDNAAVTLSILNGRDNFIIDPLTGVIRPNITFDREQQGSYTFQVKAVDGGRLQRSSTAKVTINVVDVNDNRPVFVIPSSNYSYELVPTSASPGSVVTKVFAVDNDTGMNAELRYSIIGGNSRGLFTIDQLTGNITLKEKVITSDHGLHRLVIKVNDLGQPESLYTIALVHLFVNETVTNSSYVQELVRRNMETPVGQNIGDGEITPQTNDYVKIIIAIIAGTMTVILVIFVTALVRCRQTPRHKVVQKNKQSGEWVSPNQENRQIKKKKKKKKRSPKSLLLNFVTIEESKPDDPGHEHINGTLDIPVELEEQTMGKYNWATTPTTFKPDSPDLAKHYKSASPQPTFQIKPETPVPPKKHHVIQELPLDNTFVVGCDSLSKCSSSSSDPYSVSECSCQGGFKTPGPIHTRQHTKEVGRPQTPLKETTLESWTQPQEQALGKCLVPAVPANRPQRRVTFHLPDGSQESCSDSGLGDHEPTSGASTSHPLPLGFPQDEFYEQASPNSRTEGDGNSDPESTIEVNLQKALAEASENCTQECLILGHSDNCWMPPALTQFQQPNTSLPSFGFQQGWGRGARPEGRHTLGRPLPKDDSDKGQGGPRPQFYNTCERHCAGEDPVKVIPLANFAASHPAPGAGGSGTFIHEHQL